One genomic region from Euzebya tangerina encodes:
- the panC gene encoding pantoate--beta-alanine ligase: MGRPQVITGVEEIRRIVTDHRSAGRRVGLVPTMGALHDGHLSLVDAARRDNDVVVTSIFVNPLQFAPGEDLEAYPRNLESDVDQLAERDVELVFHPDVEAFTSPSAMTTVHVDGLSRGLEAVTRPTHFDGVTTIVTKLLNTVAPDAVYFGAKDFQQQAIIRQMVGDLNIPVEVVTCPIVREPDGLAMSSRNVYLSAEERVDALALSAALIHAHQVWDAGEHDADELRSELVDILTDAPGVRLDYAEVIDPVTLEPLKGIQTGPVQVVLAAFVGPTRLIDNARIA; encoded by the coding sequence ATGGGCCGGCCACAGGTCATCACGGGCGTCGAGGAGATCCGCCGGATCGTCACCGACCACCGATCTGCCGGCCGCCGGGTCGGACTGGTGCCGACCATGGGAGCCCTCCACGACGGACACCTCTCCCTGGTCGACGCGGCCCGTCGGGACAACGATGTGGTCGTCACCTCCATCTTCGTCAACCCGCTGCAGTTCGCCCCCGGCGAGGACCTGGAGGCGTACCCGCGCAACCTCGAGTCCGACGTCGACCAACTGGCGGAGCGGGACGTGGAACTGGTCTTCCACCCCGACGTGGAGGCCTTCACCAGCCCTTCCGCCATGACGACGGTCCACGTGGACGGTCTCAGCCGGGGACTCGAGGCTGTCACTCGCCCCACCCACTTCGACGGCGTCACGACGATCGTCACGAAGCTGCTGAACACCGTGGCCCCGGACGCGGTCTACTTCGGGGCCAAGGACTTCCAGCAGCAGGCAATCATCCGCCAGATGGTGGGGGACCTGAACATTCCGGTGGAGGTCGTGACCTGCCCCATCGTCAGGGAGCCGGACGGCCTGGCCATGTCCAGTCGGAACGTCTACCTGTCGGCGGAGGAGCGCGTGGACGCGCTGGCCCTCTCCGCGGCGTTGATCCACGCCCACCAGGTGTGGGACGCCGGGGAACATGACGCGGATGAATTGCGTTCAGAACTTGTGGATATACTCACTGACGCCCCGGGCGTCCGCCTGGATTATGCGGAGGTCATCGACCCCGTGACCCTTGAGCCACTGAAGGGCATCCAGACCGGACCAGTCCAGGTCGTCCTGGCAGCGTTCGTCGGACCAACACGTCTGATCGACAACGCCAGAATTGCATAA
- a CDS encoding RNA polymerase sigma factor, translating into MPDGPFQNDTDADLLKGAAAGDQAAWNQLVDRYGRLVYHSARAVGADPDLATDVSQIVWMRLLSRLDTIRDPEKIKGWLAIVARNTARSELTKRRPTPVIDDLLQSMDLPEREPENVILAEEEDSAIRRAFRRLGEACRELLTLLFAAELSYAEIAATLGRPLGWIGPTRGRCLAALTAELRKLEAA; encoded by the coding sequence ATGCCCGACGGCCCCTTCCAGAACGACACCGACGCCGACCTGTTGAAGGGCGCCGCCGCGGGCGACCAAGCCGCCTGGAACCAGCTTGTCGACCGATACGGCCGGCTGGTCTACCACTCAGCCCGCGCCGTCGGCGCCGACCCGGACCTGGCGACCGACGTCTCGCAGATCGTGTGGATGCGCCTCCTCTCCCGCCTGGACACCATCCGTGACCCGGAGAAGATCAAGGGGTGGCTGGCCATCGTGGCCCGCAACACGGCTCGCAGCGAGCTCACCAAACGCCGGCCGACGCCGGTCATCGACGACCTGCTGCAGTCGATGGATCTCCCCGAGCGGGAGCCCGAGAACGTCATCCTCGCGGAGGAGGAGGACTCGGCCATCCGGCGGGCGTTCAGACGCCTGGGTGAGGCCTGCCGTGAACTGCTCACCCTGCTGTTCGCCGCCGAGCTGTCCTACGCCGAGATCGCCGCCACCCTGGGACGCCCGCTCGGCTGGATCGGGCCGACCCGCGGCCGCTGTCTGGCAGCCCTGACGGCCGAGTTGAGAAAACTGGAGGCGGCCTAG
- a CDS encoding glycosyltransferase, producing the protein MDGHDTTLSVLHLIARLPPSGTERQLVGMAKAAVDQGLWNPTVGVLYEGFPLTRELSDAGIPVVEFGAEPSWHPGRAAGLLRHLRTSKPDVLHTSLWGGSLFGRAVAALDRERPAIVMSERRVEHFRSPAKRALDRPLRLLTEAYIGNSGDVAQFIATSHGVSPRRVVVIPNGIDTTTFRPRTSPPSTADSSGPIRVGAVGRLVHQKGFDVLLHALPLVLERRPATLSIVGDGPLRRELESQAEGLPVEFLGALDTPDQVADFLHDLTVFAMPSRYEGLPNALLEAQACRIPAVATDAPGLPPAAGPGVRLCRPEDPHSLADAILEQAEVSIAPSHPDLRTFADVAQDHRDVFVRARRSRNWKATRDDPSTPHRIHRPAWSPSHVWRNRTSRRRAGLTSG; encoded by the coding sequence GTGGACGGCCACGACACCACCCTGTCGGTGCTCCACCTGATCGCGCGCCTGCCTCCGTCTGGCACCGAGCGGCAGCTGGTGGGGATGGCCAAGGCTGCCGTCGATCAGGGCCTGTGGAACCCCACCGTCGGCGTGCTGTACGAGGGCTTCCCGCTGACCCGCGAACTGAGCGATGCCGGCATCCCGGTGGTGGAGTTCGGGGCCGAGCCGTCTTGGCATCCTGGCCGAGCAGCCGGGCTGCTGCGGCACCTGCGAACCAGCAAGCCAGATGTCCTCCACACCTCGCTGTGGGGTGGCAGCCTGTTCGGTCGCGCCGTTGCCGCCCTCGACCGCGAACGTCCGGCGATCGTGATGTCCGAGCGCCGCGTCGAGCACTTCCGCAGCCCGGCGAAGCGCGCGCTGGACCGCCCCCTGCGGCTGCTGACCGAGGCCTACATCGGGAACTCCGGCGACGTCGCCCAGTTCATCGCCACGTCCCACGGCGTGTCGCCGCGCCGGGTCGTCGTGATCCCGAACGGCATCGACACCACCACCTTCCGACCGCGGACGTCTCCGCCGTCGACGGCCGACTCGTCGGGCCCGATCCGGGTTGGCGCGGTGGGCCGCCTGGTCCACCAGAAGGGGTTCGACGTCCTGCTCCACGCTCTGCCACTGGTCCTGGAGCGGCGGCCAGCCACGCTCTCGATCGTGGGCGACGGCCCCCTCCGCCGCGAGCTCGAGTCCCAGGCCGAGGGCCTGCCCGTGGAGTTCCTCGGAGCGCTCGACACCCCCGACCAGGTCGCAGACTTTCTGCACGACCTCACCGTCTTTGCCATGCCCTCGCGGTATGAGGGCCTCCCAAATGCCCTACTCGAAGCCCAGGCATGCCGCATCCCCGCGGTAGCCACCGACGCGCCGGGACTTCCCCCGGCCGCTGGTCCGGGCGTCCGGCTGTGCCGCCCCGAGGATCCGCACAGCCTTGCCGATGCCATCCTCGAGCAAGCCGAAGTGTCCATTGCCCCCTCGCACCCCGACCTGCGCACGTTCGCCGATGTGGCGCAGGACCACCGTGATGTCTTTGTGCGAGCCCGCCGTAGCCGCAATTGGAAGGCAACCCGTGATGACCCGTCCACTCCACATCGCATTCATCGGCCAGCGTGGTCTCCCAGCCACGTATGGCGGAATCGAACATCACGTCGAAGAGCTGGGCTCACGTCTGGCTGA
- the panD gene encoding aspartate 1-decarboxylase: protein MFRTLMKSKLHRATVTGANLNYVGSITIDPDLIELADLMPNERVQIVNNNNGARLETYVIPGVPGSGDMCLNGAAARLVQPGDKIIVISYGMYDREEAAEHEPTVIILDEFNQPENIIGEEPAHSILSEL, encoded by the coding sequence ATGTTCCGCACGCTGATGAAGTCGAAGCTGCACCGTGCAACGGTGACGGGCGCGAACCTCAACTACGTCGGATCGATCACGATCGATCCAGACCTGATCGAGTTGGCTGATCTGATGCCAAACGAGCGGGTCCAGATCGTGAACAACAACAACGGCGCGCGCTTGGAGACCTACGTGATCCCGGGTGTGCCCGGCTCGGGCGACATGTGCCTGAACGGCGCCGCGGCGCGGCTGGTACAGCCCGGCGACAAGATCATCGTCATCAGCTACGGCATGTACGACCGGGAGGAGGCGGCCGAGCACGAGCCGACCGTCATCATCCTCGACGAGTTCAACCAGCCGGAGAACATCATCGGCGAGGAGCCGGCCCACTCCATCCTGTCGGAGTTGTAG
- a CDS encoding aldehyde dehydrogenase family protein, whose amino-acid sequence MTAVPDIAGIVDRVRAGQQSGMLHGLDARRDQLKALRRMLVERDDELAAALGVDLGKPPIEAYTAEIVFTINEIDHALEHIEAWSRPEKVALPLAVRPGAGRIRPEPLGTACIIAPWNYPVQLLLAPAVPALAAGNAVVLKPSEVAPAVAELLERLIGEYLDPQVVGVVTGAVDETTELLAQRFDHIFYTGNGTVGRIVMKAAAEHLTPVTLELGGKSPAIVAADANIDVTARRIVWSKFLNAGQTCVAPDYVLVEQSAEQPLVAAMARTVTDFYGSDPAASSDYARIINERHHDRLTGLLDGGGYAETAVGGEQDRDSRYLAPTILTGVKPDAPVMAEEIFGPILPVLAVASVDEAIDFVNERDRPLALYAFGDDKATLGRIVEHTSSGGAVLNHAIMHLAVHELPFGGVGASGMGAYHGKAGFDVFQSPQADS is encoded by the coding sequence ATGACCGCCGTCCCCGACATTGCTGGGATCGTCGACCGAGTCAGAGCCGGACAGCAGTCAGGGATGCTTCACGGCCTGGATGCGCGCCGCGACCAGCTGAAGGCACTGCGCCGCATGCTGGTAGAGCGCGACGACGAGTTGGCCGCAGCCCTGGGGGTCGACCTCGGCAAGCCCCCGATCGAGGCGTACACGGCCGAGATCGTGTTCACGATCAACGAGATCGATCATGCACTGGAGCACATCGAGGCGTGGTCACGCCCGGAGAAGGTCGCACTGCCGTTGGCTGTCCGCCCCGGCGCCGGGCGCATCCGCCCGGAACCGCTGGGGACCGCCTGCATCATCGCGCCGTGGAACTACCCGGTGCAGTTGCTCCTCGCCCCTGCCGTCCCCGCACTTGCGGCTGGGAATGCGGTCGTCCTCAAGCCCTCCGAGGTTGCGCCGGCCGTGGCCGAACTCCTCGAGCGGCTGATCGGGGAGTACCTCGATCCCCAGGTCGTCGGGGTGGTGACCGGTGCCGTGGACGAGACGACGGAGCTCCTCGCCCAGCGCTTCGACCACATCTTCTACACGGGGAACGGGACCGTCGGCCGCATCGTGATGAAGGCGGCCGCTGAGCACCTGACACCCGTCACCTTGGAGCTCGGCGGGAAGAGCCCGGCCATCGTCGCCGCCGACGCGAACATCGACGTCACGGCGCGCCGCATCGTCTGGAGCAAGTTCCTCAACGCCGGTCAGACCTGTGTGGCACCTGACTACGTCCTGGTGGAGCAGTCAGCGGAGCAGCCACTCGTGGCGGCCATGGCTCGGACGGTCACCGACTTCTACGGATCGGACCCCGCCGCGTCCTCGGACTACGCGCGGATCATCAACGAGCGACATCATGACCGGCTGACCGGGCTGCTCGATGGCGGTGGGTACGCCGAGACCGCCGTTGGAGGGGAGCAGGATCGCGACTCGCGGTATCTGGCCCCGACGATCCTCACGGGTGTGAAACCGGACGCGCCGGTCATGGCCGAGGAGATCTTCGGCCCGATCCTGCCAGTGCTGGCGGTGGCGTCAGTCGATGAGGCCATCGACTTCGTGAACGAGCGCGACAGGCCACTGGCCCTGTATGCCTTCGGCGATGACAAGGCCACGCTCGGGCGGATCGTTGAGCACACCTCCTCGGGCGGGGCGGTGTTGAACCACGCCATCATGCACCTCGCGGTCCACGAACTGCCCTTCGGAGGGGTGGGGGCCAGTGGCATGGGCGCCTATCACGGGAAGGCCGGCTTCGACGTCTTTCAGTCACCGCAAGCCGATTCTTGA
- a CDS encoding CHAT domain-containing protein has protein sequence MTTSPLASASPRELVKQADADPAAVAAHARNRLAGSDGEGLDHDQALTAWALALAERHLKHLSEAKYWIARAVDAFEPGSDDHTRAQLTHAGVLAFQGKLAAAAELLERLSPSPALEARVQAQMATVLEHQGRLAEAKLRYTAALASFRRSGDQLGEAHSLTGLGLAEIASGEAQTAMLRFGLALSLYAELDLPTMVASSRCNLGRAAARAGELVVALDNLALAAQELKTLGEPFTEAVLDRAEALLAAGLSAEAVEEVTSALPSLVAGGADADRAEALLALGRALGRSEQTDTARRVIDVAAAEFRDQGRSLWARIAEVRGFELADADATALTAEDAARIAELALSLHQDDAGDIAADADLLLATINAPSTLTDGALDRLLQLSSGDPRRAIAQAVASGRSGNPQRTIAHVREGLLTLRSRQARSASLEVRTGMAKQFERLWALGAQSLLERQDARGMLDLLILTTGGGLRSTPVQSEDPVSIELRTALQRGATDTDEWRRVLRRHRARGTSNGLDDTPEITTTEEVQAALGSRRLLALWEHRGLLHGLRLDDGQISLLEPTPAAPVMDATRRWHLQLSQAMFAESHDSSAVDAALRVVRDHLPMLRQLDDRPTVVLPVGRLLEVPWTNLLSGSTRITLDLRPRPQPSPPPSLADADARWVIVAGPGLTSAPHEAEVLHTLVAADRPGDSRVLEGAAATPADVVTASHGAEVLHLCTHGTFDRENPLLSSYALSGGTLVGYEIEQLSQPPRTVVAAACDAGRQTSPATGQTLGLVATWLTAGSTAVVAPRCVLPDDDRTVATMTALHAGLLAGEAPETALHRIQLDGDDAVAQTLSVVGPLIQRNH, from the coding sequence TTGACCACGTCGCCGCTAGCCTCGGCGAGCCCGCGCGAGCTTGTCAAGCAGGCCGACGCCGATCCGGCCGCCGTGGCGGCCCACGCTCGCAACCGGCTCGCCGGGAGCGACGGTGAGGGCCTAGACCACGACCAGGCGCTCACCGCGTGGGCGTTGGCACTGGCGGAGCGGCATCTCAAGCACCTGAGTGAGGCCAAGTACTGGATCGCACGGGCGGTCGACGCGTTCGAACCGGGCTCCGACGATCACACCAGAGCACAACTGACCCACGCTGGCGTGCTGGCCTTTCAGGGCAAGCTGGCTGCCGCCGCCGAGTTGCTGGAGCGGCTCTCACCGTCGCCCGCACTCGAGGCGCGCGTCCAGGCCCAGATGGCGACCGTCCTCGAACACCAGGGAAGACTCGCCGAGGCGAAACTGCGGTATACCGCGGCTCTCGCGTCGTTCAGGCGTTCGGGCGATCAACTCGGCGAGGCGCATTCGCTGACGGGACTCGGACTGGCGGAGATTGCGTCGGGGGAGGCGCAGACCGCGATGCTGCGGTTCGGGTTGGCGCTGTCGTTGTACGCCGAGCTGGACCTTCCGACCATGGTTGCCTCGTCTCGGTGCAACCTCGGCCGTGCGGCGGCTCGAGCAGGCGAACTCGTGGTCGCCCTCGACAACCTCGCACTTGCCGCCCAAGAGCTCAAGACGCTGGGCGAGCCCTTCACCGAGGCCGTTCTGGACCGCGCGGAGGCGCTGCTCGCGGCCGGCCTCAGCGCAGAGGCCGTGGAGGAGGTGACGTCGGCCCTGCCCAGTCTGGTTGCTGGAGGCGCTGATGCCGACCGTGCGGAAGCCCTCCTGGCGCTCGGCCGCGCACTCGGCCGCTCGGAACAGACGGATACCGCCAGGCGGGTCATCGACGTCGCCGCGGCCGAGTTCCGCGATCAGGGCCGAAGCCTCTGGGCTCGCATAGCCGAGGTTCGCGGCTTCGAGTTGGCCGATGCCGACGCGACGGCGCTGACCGCCGAAGACGCCGCTCGGATTGCGGAGTTGGCGCTCAGCCTCCATCAGGACGACGCCGGGGACATCGCGGCCGACGCCGATCTGCTGCTGGCCACGATCAATGCCCCTTCGACGCTGACCGACGGCGCCCTGGACCGGCTCCTCCAGCTGTCCTCCGGTGACCCTCGCCGCGCCATCGCACAGGCCGTGGCCAGCGGCAGAAGCGGCAACCCCCAGCGGACCATCGCGCACGTGCGGGAGGGACTCCTCACCCTGCGAAGCCGGCAGGCGCGATCAGCCTCCCTCGAGGTCCGGACCGGCATGGCCAAGCAGTTCGAGCGACTCTGGGCCCTCGGCGCACAAAGCCTGCTCGAGCGGCAGGACGCGCGCGGGATGCTCGATCTGTTGATCCTGACCACGGGAGGTGGCCTGCGTTCGACGCCGGTGCAGTCCGAGGACCCGGTGTCCATCGAGCTGCGGACAGCCTTGCAGCGGGGGGCCACCGACACCGACGAGTGGCGCCGGGTGCTCCGCCGACATCGTGCCCGTGGCACGTCGAACGGCCTCGACGACACGCCCGAGATCACCACGACGGAGGAGGTCCAGGCGGCGCTAGGCAGCCGCCGTCTGCTGGCCCTGTGGGAGCACCGCGGCCTGCTCCACGGCCTCCGTCTCGACGACGGCCAGATCAGCCTGCTGGAGCCGACGCCCGCGGCACCGGTCATGGACGCCACTCGTCGCTGGCACCTCCAGCTCAGCCAGGCCATGTTCGCCGAGTCACATGACTCGAGCGCGGTCGACGCCGCCCTGCGGGTTGTGCGGGACCACCTGCCGATGCTCCGCCAACTCGACGACCGGCCCACCGTCGTCCTCCCCGTCGGCCGACTACTGGAGGTGCCCTGGACCAACCTGCTGTCCGGGTCGACCAGAATCACACTGGACCTCCGGCCACGACCCCAGCCCAGTCCGCCGCCGAGCCTGGCCGACGCCGACGCGCGCTGGGTGATCGTGGCTGGGCCTGGACTGACGTCTGCACCACACGAGGCCGAGGTCCTCCACACGCTGGTGGCGGCGGACCGTCCGGGCGACAGCCGGGTTCTGGAGGGTGCTGCGGCCACCCCCGCCGATGTGGTCACCGCAAGCCACGGCGCGGAGGTCCTGCACCTGTGCACCCACGGCACCTTCGATCGCGAGAACCCGCTCCTCTCCTCCTACGCCCTCTCGGGCGGCACCCTGGTCGGCTACGAGATCGAGCAGCTCAGTCAGCCCCCACGGACCGTCGTCGCCGCCGCCTGTGATGCCGGCCGCCAGACCAGCCCGGCGACGGGCCAGACCCTCGGCCTGGTCGCCACGTGGCTGACGGCCGGTTCCACCGCCGTGGTGGCACCCCGTTGCGTGCTGCCCGACGATGACCGCACGGTCGCCACGATGACCGCGCTCCACGCTGGGCTGCTGGCGGGCGAGGCCCCGGAGACGGCACTGCACCGAATCCAACTCGACGGCGACGATGCGGTCGCCCAGACGCTCTCGGTCGTGGGACCGCTGATCCAGCGCAACCACTGA
- a CDS encoding type III pantothenate kinase, whose protein sequence is MLLAVDVGNSTTVIGVFEGDDLVEHWRVSTEAARTADEWALIFQGFMAFQNLSFSKNVHGVVLSSVVPIVTERLVEMTRKYFHFPPVVVRPGTKTGFSINIDNPREVGADRLVNAIAAHHKFGGPGVVVDFGTSTNFDVYTAKGAFIGGAIAPGVMMSMEALSARGAQLPKFELRAPRSAVGRNTIEAMQSGAVFGFAGQVDRIVERIVESLVTEGHGNPNVVATGGLADAIVEECSTIAHHEPWLTLDGLRIIWDRNTG, encoded by the coding sequence GTGCTGTTGGCCGTCGACGTGGGCAACTCCACCACGGTGATCGGGGTGTTCGAGGGCGATGATCTGGTTGAGCACTGGCGGGTCTCGACGGAGGCGGCCCGGACAGCCGATGAGTGGGCGCTGATCTTCCAGGGCTTCATGGCCTTCCAGAACCTGTCCTTCTCCAAGAACGTCCATGGTGTGGTGCTCTCCTCGGTGGTCCCGATCGTGACCGAGCGGCTGGTCGAGATGACCCGCAAGTACTTCCACTTCCCACCCGTGGTCGTGCGGCCCGGGACCAAGACGGGGTTCAGCATCAACATCGACAACCCACGAGAGGTCGGAGCCGACCGGCTGGTCAACGCCATCGCGGCGCACCACAAGTTCGGTGGCCCTGGTGTGGTGGTCGACTTCGGGACCTCCACCAACTTCGACGTCTACACCGCCAAGGGGGCGTTCATCGGCGGGGCGATCGCCCCCGGCGTGATGATGTCGATGGAGGCTCTCAGCGCGCGGGGGGCGCAGCTGCCGAAGTTCGAGCTGCGGGCGCCACGGTCCGCGGTGGGGCGCAATACCATCGAGGCGATGCAGTCGGGTGCGGTCTTCGGGTTCGCCGGGCAGGTGGATCGGATCGTCGAGCGGATCGTCGAGTCCTTGGTGACCGAGGGGCACGGCAACCCCAACGTCGTCGCAACCGGGGGCCTGGCGGATGCCATCGTCGAGGAGTGCTCGACCATCGCCCACCACGAGCCGTGGCTGACGCTGGACGGCCTGCGGATCATCTGGGACCGCAACACCGGCTGA
- the nadC gene encoding carboxylating nicotinate-nucleotide diphosphorylase produces the protein MSRQPALIRLSAVVATALAEDLGTGWSVDDDLTSAATVPRDIRATAHFVPREAGVVAGLDAITETYAQVDPEVTVTRYAGDGDEVVPGETIVTIHGRARSVLAGERTALNLVTHLSGIATTTRELVDAVAGTGAIVRDTRKTLPGLRLVQKQAVLAGSGANHRMSLVDELLVKDNHVAAAGGMATAARGALSAARGLPVQIEVDSLEQLDVVLEAGADRVMLDNFSIEDSVEGVRRCRATGRKVFVEASGGITLETIAEIARTGVDSIAVGALTHSSGALDIGLDIHLDLPPGGEG, from the coding sequence GTGTCTCGTCAGCCAGCCCTGATCCGCCTCAGCGCCGTCGTCGCCACCGCTCTGGCCGAGGACCTGGGGACCGGGTGGTCGGTCGACGACGACCTCACCTCCGCGGCGACGGTGCCGCGCGACATCAGGGCAACGGCACACTTCGTCCCCCGTGAGGCCGGTGTCGTCGCCGGCCTCGACGCCATCACCGAGACCTACGCGCAGGTGGACCCCGAGGTGACGGTGACCCGCTACGCCGGCGATGGCGACGAGGTCGTCCCCGGTGAGACCATCGTCACGATCCACGGTCGGGCGCGCTCGGTCCTGGCCGGAGAGCGGACGGCCCTCAACCTGGTCACCCACCTCTCGGGCATCGCAACGACGACCCGGGAGTTGGTGGACGCCGTCGCGGGCACCGGGGCGATCGTCCGCGACACCCGGAAGACCCTGCCCGGCCTCCGATTGGTGCAGAAGCAGGCGGTCCTGGCCGGCTCCGGTGCCAACCATCGGATGTCACTGGTCGACGAGTTGTTGGTCAAGGACAACCATGTGGCCGCGGCGGGTGGCATGGCGACGGCAGCGCGGGGAGCCCTCTCGGCCGCGCGCGGTCTGCCGGTGCAGATCGAGGTGGACTCGCTGGAGCAGTTGGACGTGGTGCTCGAGGCGGGGGCGGACCGGGTGATGCTGGACAACTTCTCCATCGAAGACTCGGTCGAGGGCGTGCGGCGCTGCCGGGCGACAGGCCGGAAGGTGTTCGTGGAGGCCTCCGGCGGCATCACCCTCGAGACGATCGCGGAGATCGCCAGGACCGGCGTGGACTCGATTGCCGTTGGTGCACTGACTCACTCCTCCGGCGCGTTGGACATCGGCCTCGACATCCACCTCGACCTCCCACCGGGTGGGGAGGGCTAG